In Bacteroides coprosuis DSM 18011, the following are encoded in one genomic region:
- a CDS encoding Dephospho-CoA kinase (COGs: COG0237 Dephospho-CoA kinase~HAMAP: Dephospho-CoA kinase~InterPro IPR001977~KEGG: bvu:BVU_3818 putative dephospho-CoA kinase~PFAM: Dephospho-CoA kinase~PRIAM: Dephospho-CoA kinase~SPTR: Putative uncharacterized protein;~TIGRFAM: Dephospho-CoA kinase~IMG reference gene:2504108096~PFAM: Dephospho-CoA kinase~TIGRFAM: dephospho-CoA kinase), producing the protein MIKIGITGGIGSGKSVVSRILQVLDIPIYIADDEAKKLMVSDPHIKKSLIALLGNQVYLDGQLNKKLLANYLFAKPEHTKEINDIVHPRVKEDFLTWCEKNQECPIVGIESAILFEAGFKNAVDYSILVYASEEVRLERAIKRDKSTAELIAKRIAAQTPDREKLLLTDFLVYNDGNIAILPQVLFLLQELKKTI; encoded by the coding sequence ATGATTAAAATAGGAATAACAGGAGGTATAGGTAGTGGAAAATCAGTAGTCTCTCGAATACTGCAAGTGTTGGACATACCTATTTACATAGCTGATGATGAAGCTAAGAAATTAATGGTTTCAGATCCTCATATAAAAAAATCGCTGATAGCTTTGTTGGGGAATCAAGTTTATTTGGATGGTCAGTTAAATAAGAAATTATTAGCTAATTACCTATTTGCCAAACCTGAGCATACCAAAGAGATCAATGATATAGTACATCCAAGAGTAAAAGAGGATTTTCTGACATGGTGCGAAAAAAATCAAGAGTGTCCAATAGTGGGAATAGAGTCTGCTATTTTGTTTGAGGCAGGGTTCAAGAATGCAGTAGATTATTCGATTCTGGTTTACGCTAGTGAAGAGGTACGTTTGGAACGGGCTATCAAACGAGATAAATCCACTGCAGAATTAATTGCAAAAAGGATTGCTGCTCAAACTCCTGATAGAGAAAAACTTTTGTTGACTGATTTCTTAGTCTATAACGATGGGAATATTGCAATCCTCCCACAAGTCCTTTTTTTACTTCAAGAATTAAAAAAGACCATTTAA
- a CDS encoding YbbR family protein (InterPro IPR012505~KEGG: bth:BT_4593 hypothetical protein~PFAM: YbbR-like~SPTR: Putative uncharacterized protein;~IMG reference gene:2504108097~PFAM: YbbR-like protein) yields the protein MFNTQNIKKTFLQIFRQIKDFLLKPKSREFFIFLFFFFIASGFWFLQTLNEEYDTDFSIPLHLNNLPDNIVLTNDPVSALSVRVRDKGTVLMNYKLSRKLPPIELDYSQLAKQKQNHIQFSAVVLEKQILSKFNVSSKLLSIQPDSLEYIFAKGKGKRIPVSFRGKIEASQQYFVTDTIFEPDSVSIYAPSALLNQVDTAFTEETELLGLSDSTTIKIPLQYMKGVKFVPNYVILHLPTDIVTEKTVKVPLRGINFPQDKMLRTFPSYVEVTFQIGTRSFNTISEADFAINIDYWDLRSLEGDTYQIKITKAPSQAKKVRVWPTNVDFLIEKKTTQTND from the coding sequence ATGTTCAATACTCAGAACATAAAAAAGACCTTTCTACAGATATTTAGACAGATAAAGGACTTTCTACTTAAACCAAAAAGTAGAGAGTTCTTTATTTTTTTATTCTTCTTCTTCATTGCCTCAGGCTTTTGGTTCTTACAAACCCTAAATGAAGAATATGATACCGATTTTTCTATTCCATTGCATCTGAATAATTTGCCAGATAATATTGTATTAACCAATGATCCTGTTAGTGCTTTATCTGTACGTGTTCGTGATAAAGGCACCGTTTTGATGAATTATAAGTTAAGCAGAAAACTTCCTCCTATAGAGTTGGACTATTCACAGTTAGCAAAACAAAAGCAGAATCATATCCAGTTTTCAGCAGTGGTACTTGAGAAGCAGATTTTGTCAAAGTTTAATGTATCTAGTAAGCTACTTTCTATTCAACCTGATTCTTTAGAATATATATTTGCAAAAGGTAAAGGAAAACGTATTCCTGTGTCTTTTCGAGGAAAGATAGAAGCAAGTCAGCAGTATTTTGTTACGGACACTATTTTTGAACCTGATTCAGTCTCTATTTATGCTCCTTCGGCTTTATTAAATCAGGTTGATACTGCTTTTACTGAAGAAACTGAGCTGCTAGGCTTGTCAGACTCTACTACTATTAAAATCCCTTTGCAATATATGAAAGGTGTGAAGTTTGTTCCCAATTATGTAATACTGCATTTACCTACAGATATAGTAACTGAGAAAACAGTAAAAGTTCCTTTACGTGGAATTAATTTCCCTCAAGATAAAATGTTAAGAACATTCCCATCTTATGTTGAAGTGACCTTTCAAATTGGTACTCGTTCGTTTAATACTATCTCTGAAGCAGATTTTGCTATTAATATTGATTATTGGGATTTACGGTCGTTAGAGGGAGATACCTATCAAATAAAAATAACCAAAGCACCTAGCCAAGCTAAAAAAGTTAGAGTTTGGCCCACGAATGTAGATTTTTTAATTGAGAAGAAAACTACTCAAACAAATGATTAA
- a CDS encoding preprotein translocase, YajC subunit (COGs: COG1862 Preprotein translocase subunit YajC~InterPro IPR003849~KEGG: bth:BT_4592 hypothetical protein~PFAM: Preprotein translocase YajC~SPTR: Putative uncharacterized protein;~TIGRFAM: Preprotein translocase YajC~IMG reference gene:2504108098~PFAM: Preprotein translocase subunit~TIGRFAM: preprotein translocase, YajC subunit) encodes MNLINVLLQAAPGQSSMPMWIMLGAMFLIIYFFMIRPQNKKQKEISNFRKTLEVNQEVITAGGIYGTIKHIEGQTVELQIANGVKILIDVNSIFAKPAATPEKK; translated from the coding sequence ATGAATTTGATTAATGTTTTACTACAAGCGGCTCCAGGCCAGAGTAGCATGCCCATGTGGATAATGTTGGGTGCAATGTTTCTTATTATTTACTTTTTCATGATTCGTCCACAAAATAAGAAGCAAAAAGAAATTTCTAACTTTAGAAAAACCCTAGAAGTTAATCAAGAAGTAATTACCGCTGGTGGTATTTATGGAACAATTAAACATATTGAAGGACAAACTGTAGAGTTACAGATAGCTAATGGTGTAAAAATATTGATTGATGTCAATTCTATATTTGCAAAACCAGCTGCAACTCCAGAAAAAAAATAA
- a CDS encoding hypothetical protein (KEGG: bfs:BF1214 hypothetical protein~SPTR: Putative uncharacterized protein;~IMG reference gene:2504108093~PFAM: Protein of unknown function (DUF2874)) — MKKTLTVFVLVLSTIIFFTGRANAQNMSQLPNAAQTFIKTYFPKLQISKIEEDDKIYETKSFEVIFTNGYEVTFDSKGVWFVVDCQEDAIPEALIPVNINSYVKKNFPGDFITQIEVIKGEYDIELQSDLSLLFDRKGNFKSVDH, encoded by the coding sequence ATGAAAAAGACGTTAACAGTTTTTGTACTTGTATTGAGTACAATCATTTTCTTTACAGGAAGAGCAAATGCTCAAAATATGTCCCAGCTGCCAAATGCGGCACAAACTTTTATAAAAACTTATTTTCCTAAACTTCAAATAAGTAAAATTGAAGAAGATGATAAGATTTATGAAACAAAATCTTTTGAGGTAATCTTTACTAATGGATATGAAGTAACTTTTGATAGTAAAGGTGTCTGGTTTGTAGTGGATTGTCAAGAAGATGCTATACCTGAGGCTCTTATCCCTGTTAATATTAACTCTTATGTTAAAAAGAACTTTCCTGGTGATTTTATTACGCAGATAGAAGTGATTAAAGGAGAGTATGATATTGAATTGCAAAGTGACTTGTCTCTTCTTTTCGACAGAAAAGGAAACTTTAAAAGTGTTGATCACTAA
- a CDS encoding transposase IS3/IS911 family protein (InterPro IPR002514~KEGG: gem:GM21_0401 transposase IS3/IS911 family protein~PFAM: Transposase IS3/IS911family~SPTR: Transposase IS3/IS911 family protein;~IMG reference gene:2504108087~PFAM: Transposase) — protein sequence MKQRKVYDREFKENAVKLSYERDNMTHFARELGISVKQLYSWRSQYKIKGSESFPGNGNTAVNDDAKALVQLKKEYVRLQQEHEILKKAMGIISRSDL from the coding sequence ATGAAACAAAGAAAAGTCTACGACCGAGAGTTTAAAGAAAACGCAGTCAAGTTAAGTTATGAAAGAGATAATATGACTCATTTTGCTCGTGAGTTAGGCATCTCAGTCAAGCAACTATATAGTTGGCGAAGCCAATACAAGATCAAAGGCTCAGAGAGCTTTCCAGGCAATGGTAATACAGCTGTCAATGATGATGCTAAAGCGTTAGTTCAGCTCAAGAAAGAATATGTCCGCCTACAGCAAGAACATGAAATTCTAAAAAAGGCTATGGGTATCATTTCCAGGAGCGATCTGTAA
- a CDS encoding magnesium and cobalt transport protein CorA (COGs: COG0598 Mg2+ and Co2+ transporter~InterPro IPR004488:IPR002523~KEGG: bth:BT_4679 Mg2+/Co2+ transport protein~PFAM: Mg2+ transporter protein, CorA-like~SPTR: Magnesium and cobalt transport protein CorA;~TIGRFAM: Magnesium/cobalt transport protein CorA~IMG reference gene:2504108091~PFAM: CorA-like Mg2+ transporter protein~TIGRFAM: magnesium Mg(2+) and cobalt Co(2+) transport protein (corA)): MKNNLLVEQLSYNGEELTPTAVQLISYSPTSFNQNEVELWDNESIQFDPNTTYWVKVDGLNQIDTIRKIADRINLNFLLTQDILNINHPSKIEEYENFLLLVLKYFIVDEDSAEYIPFQISIVLGDNYLISFSEKKHPFMDDIIKAIENDVFHIRKRGADYLLSVVINSIIGNHTSAILQINDSLDDLEDDLLSFSTNKNLGIEIQTTRKQYIALKKADLPLKDQYARLFRANNKLISPKNKAFFNDVNDHLQFVLQNIDICRETLASLVDLYISNNDLKMNDIMKRLTIVSTIFIPLTFLVGVWGMNFSFMPELDWKYGYIVAWLLMIVIGIIIYIYFKIKKWY; this comes from the coding sequence ATGAAAAACAATCTTCTAGTAGAACAATTAAGTTACAACGGAGAGGAACTTACACCTACAGCCGTACAACTTATTTCTTACTCACCCACTAGCTTCAACCAAAACGAAGTTGAACTTTGGGATAATGAAAGCATTCAATTTGATCCAAATACAACGTATTGGGTAAAGGTTGATGGATTAAATCAAATAGACACTATTAGAAAAATAGCCGATAGAATTAATTTAAACTTTCTACTCACTCAGGATATTTTAAATATCAACCATCCTTCTAAAATAGAAGAATACGAAAACTTTCTTCTATTAGTCCTCAAATACTTCATTGTTGACGAAGATAGTGCTGAGTACATCCCTTTCCAGATATCCATTGTACTAGGGGATAATTACTTAATCTCATTTTCTGAAAAGAAACATCCTTTTATGGATGATATCATTAAAGCCATTGAGAATGATGTATTCCACATCAGAAAAAGAGGGGCTGATTACCTTCTAAGTGTAGTGATCAATAGTATTATAGGAAATCACACCAGCGCTATTCTTCAAATTAATGATTCACTTGATGATTTAGAAGATGACTTACTATCGTTTTCTACAAATAAAAATCTGGGAATAGAAATTCAAACAACACGAAAACAATATATCGCATTAAAGAAGGCCGATTTACCTCTAAAAGATCAATATGCTAGACTATTTAGAGCAAACAACAAACTCATTTCTCCTAAAAACAAAGCCTTCTTTAACGATGTGAATGATCATCTACAGTTTGTATTGCAAAATATAGATATCTGTAGAGAAACTTTAGCATCACTTGTCGACCTTTATATCTCCAATAATGATTTAAAAATGAATGATATAATGAAACGATTAACGATTGTTTCAACTATCTTTATACCACTCACATTTCTAGTTGGAGTATGGGGTATGAATTTTTCATTTATGCCTGAACTAGATTGGAAATATGGTTATATAGTAGCATGGCTACTCATGATTGTTATTGGCATTATTATTTACATTTATTTTAAGATTAAGAAATGGTACTAA
- a CDS encoding L-serine ammonia-lyase (COGs: COG1760 L-serine deaminase~InterPro IPR005131:IPR005130~KEGG: bth:BT_4678 L-serine dehydratase~PFAM: Serine dehydratase-like, alpha subunit; Serine dehydratase beta chain~PRIAM: L-serine ammonia-lyase~SPTR: L-serine dehydratase;~IMG reference gene:2504108092~PFAM: Serine dehydratase alpha chain; Serine dehydratase beta chain~TIGRFAM: L-serine dehydratase, iron-sulfur-dependent, single chain form) translates to MKSLKELYRIGTGPSSSHTMGPRKAAELFLEKHPSAKSFKVILYGSLAATGKGHLTDVAIIDTLQPRGTVELEWRSDIFLPFHPNGMTFKAYDYEGKEMDEWTIYSIGGGALAEEGDQSHVETKDVYSMSSMTQILEWCERTGKTYWEYVKECEDSDIWDYLAEVWKTMQNSIERGLNAEGVLPGALHLRRKAAAYNVKASGYTRSLRSRGLIFSYALAVSEENAAGGEIVTAPTCGSCGVMPAVLYHLQKSRDFTDTRILRALATGGLIGNIVKHRASISGAEVGCQGEVGVACSMAAAAANQLFGGSPAQIEYAAEMALEHHLGMTCDPVCGLVQIPCIERNAFAAARALDANIFSTFSDGIHRISFDHVVQVMKQTGHDLPSLYKETSQGGLALDYEPM, encoded by the coding sequence ATGAAGTCTCTTAAAGAACTTTATCGTATTGGAACTGGTCCATCAAGTAGCCACACTATGGGCCCACGTAAAGCAGCAGAGCTATTCCTTGAAAAACACCCCTCAGCTAAAAGTTTTAAAGTAATCTTGTATGGTAGCCTTGCAGCTACAGGAAAAGGACACTTAACTGATGTTGCTATTATTGACACTTTACAACCTAGAGGTACTGTAGAACTTGAATGGAGATCGGATATTTTCCTTCCCTTTCATCCTAATGGAATGACCTTCAAAGCCTATGATTATGAAGGCAAAGAAATGGATGAGTGGACAATCTATAGTATTGGTGGTGGAGCTCTTGCAGAGGAAGGTGACCAATCTCATGTTGAAACTAAAGATGTCTATTCTATGAGTAGCATGACTCAAATCTTAGAGTGGTGCGAACGAACTGGTAAAACTTATTGGGAGTATGTAAAAGAATGTGAAGATTCTGATATATGGGACTATTTAGCAGAAGTGTGGAAAACCATGCAAAACTCCATAGAAAGAGGTTTAAATGCAGAAGGAGTTTTACCTGGAGCACTTCATTTGCGTAGAAAAGCAGCTGCTTATAATGTAAAAGCCTCAGGCTACACACGCTCTCTACGTTCAAGAGGTCTTATTTTTTCGTATGCATTGGCTGTTAGTGAAGAAAATGCTGCGGGAGGAGAAATTGTTACAGCCCCTACTTGTGGCTCATGTGGAGTAATGCCTGCAGTACTATACCACTTACAAAAGAGTAGAGATTTTACAGACACACGCATTCTTAGAGCTTTAGCAACTGGAGGATTAATCGGCAATATTGTGAAGCACAGAGCTTCAATTTCTGGAGCAGAAGTGGGTTGTCAAGGCGAAGTAGGTGTAGCCTGTTCTATGGCTGCTGCTGCAGCCAATCAACTATTTGGAGGAAGCCCTGCTCAAATTGAATACGCAGCAGAAATGGCGTTAGAACACCATTTAGGAATGACTTGCGACCCTGTATGCGGATTGGTTCAAATTCCTTGTATTGAAAGAAATGCTTTCGCAGCAGCTAGAGCATTAGATGCAAACATCTTCTCAACTTTCTCAGATGGTATTCATCGTATCTCGTTTGACCATGTTGTGCAAGTGATGAAACAAACAGGACATGACCTACCTTCTCTATATAAAGAAACGAGTCAAGGCGGTCTAGCTCTTGACTATGAACCTATGTAA
- a CDS encoding MutS2 protein (COGs: COG1193 Mismatch repair ATPase (MutS family)~HAMAP: DNA mismatch repair protein MutS, type 2~InterPro IPR000432:IPR002625:IPR005747:IPR007696~KEGG: bfs:BF1218 putative DNA mismatch repair MutS protein~PFAM: Smr protein/MutS2 C-terminal; DNA mismatch repair protein MutS, C-terminal~SMART: DNA mismatch repair protein MutS, C-terminal; DNA mismatch repair protein MutS, core; Smr protein/MutS2 C-terminal~SPTR: DNA mismatch repair protein MutS;~IMG reference gene:2504108090~PFAM: MutS domain V; Smr domain), translating to MIYPHNFEHKIGFEQIRDLLKLKCLSTLGKDRVDEMIFSKNFDEINEYLAQTNEFLQIIQEKVNFPDQFFFDVRPSLKRVRIEGMYLEEQELFDLRRSLDTIIKIVQFLKEIPEDHKEDELPYPHLSKLAGDIFTFPRIVKAIDQIVDKYGKIKDNASPELLNIRRELANTTAGISRSLNRILKGAQSDGYVEKDATPTVRDGRLVIPVAPALKRKIRGIVHDESASGKTVFIEPAEVVEANNRIRELEGEERKEIIRILTDFSSQLRPLVNEILSSYEFLAEIDFIRAKAHLANEMEAIKPTMKNNPMIKWDTAIHPLLQKALAKQNKKAIPLDIELNITQRILIISGPNAGGKSVCLKTVGLLQYMVQCGMLIPLHESSEVGIFNSIFMDIGDEQSLEDDLSTYSSHLTNMKAMVKNCDENSLLLIDEFGSGTEPQIGGAIAEALLKKFNEQGTYGVITTHYQNLKHFAEDHQGIINGAMLYDRHHMQALFQLEIGNPGSSFAVEIARKIGLPEEIITDASNIVGAEYINADKYLQDIVRDKQYWERKRRNIRLKEKQMEQTIEKYSKEVETLNKEKKQIIRDAKQEAENLLKESNARIENTIRSIKEAQAEKEKTKDVRQDLEDFKEKIAQIDAQEQKDKIAKKMERLIEKQERKKNKKKETPSAKSPRVIKEEPIQVGSRVRIKGQRTTGEVLEINGTNATVLFGQLKTTTKLNKLEKSNSTPKEETTATTFISGQTHDSMHDKKLNFKQEIDVRGMRGDEALQAVTYFIDDAILVGVSRVRILHGTGTGILRSLIRDYLSGIGGVKNYHDEHVQLGGSGITVVEFY from the coding sequence ATGATATATCCACATAATTTTGAACATAAAATAGGGTTTGAACAAATCAGAGATCTTCTTAAATTAAAGTGTTTAAGCACTTTAGGAAAAGACAGAGTTGATGAAATGATTTTCTCGAAAAACTTTGATGAAATAAATGAATATTTAGCTCAAACAAATGAGTTTCTTCAAATCATTCAAGAGAAAGTTAATTTTCCCGATCAGTTTTTCTTTGATGTTAGGCCATCCCTAAAAAGAGTTCGCATTGAAGGTATGTATCTCGAAGAACAAGAGCTTTTTGACCTTAGACGTTCTTTGGATACGATTATTAAGATTGTACAATTCTTAAAAGAAATACCAGAAGATCATAAAGAAGATGAACTTCCCTACCCTCATCTTAGCAAACTTGCTGGGGACATATTCACTTTCCCTAGAATTGTAAAGGCGATAGACCAGATTGTAGATAAATATGGAAAGATAAAAGATAATGCTTCACCTGAACTATTAAATATACGTAGAGAACTAGCCAATACAACTGCAGGAATCTCTAGATCACTAAATAGAATACTTAAAGGTGCACAGTCTGATGGCTATGTAGAAAAAGATGCTACGCCTACTGTCCGTGATGGCCGTTTGGTTATTCCTGTTGCTCCAGCTCTTAAAAGAAAGATAAGAGGTATAGTACATGATGAATCTGCCAGTGGAAAAACCGTTTTCATAGAGCCTGCAGAAGTAGTTGAAGCTAATAATAGAATTAGAGAGTTGGAAGGGGAAGAACGAAAAGAGATTATTCGCATACTTACTGATTTCTCAAGCCAGCTTCGCCCACTTGTAAATGAGATTTTATCTTCTTATGAGTTTCTTGCTGAAATTGATTTTATTAGAGCAAAAGCCCACTTAGCGAATGAGATGGAGGCAATTAAACCTACCATGAAGAATAACCCCATGATAAAGTGGGATACTGCTATCCACCCTCTTCTTCAAAAAGCTTTAGCAAAGCAAAACAAAAAAGCAATTCCTCTAGATATCGAACTAAATATTACCCAACGAATACTGATCATATCGGGACCCAATGCGGGAGGTAAATCTGTCTGCCTAAAAACAGTAGGATTACTTCAATACATGGTGCAATGTGGTATGCTTATTCCTCTCCACGAAAGTAGTGAGGTAGGAATCTTCAATAGTATATTTATGGATATTGGTGATGAACAATCTCTTGAAGATGACTTAAGTACTTACTCTTCTCACCTTACCAACATGAAAGCTATGGTAAAAAATTGTGATGAAAATAGTCTTTTACTGATTGATGAATTCGGGAGTGGAACAGAACCTCAAATTGGTGGAGCTATTGCAGAAGCTCTTCTTAAAAAATTTAATGAGCAAGGTACATATGGAGTGATTACTACTCACTACCAAAACCTAAAACACTTTGCCGAAGACCACCAAGGAATTATCAATGGGGCTATGTTGTATGATAGACATCATATGCAAGCTTTATTTCAATTAGAAATAGGCAATCCTGGTAGTTCTTTTGCGGTAGAAATAGCTAGAAAGATAGGGCTTCCAGAAGAAATTATAACTGATGCTTCAAATATTGTAGGTGCTGAATACATCAACGCTGATAAATACTTACAAGATATTGTTAGAGATAAGCAATACTGGGAACGAAAAAGAAGAAACATCCGCTTAAAAGAGAAGCAGATGGAGCAAACCATCGAAAAGTATTCGAAAGAAGTTGAGACACTTAATAAAGAGAAAAAACAAATTATTAGAGATGCCAAGCAGGAAGCAGAAAACTTACTCAAAGAGTCGAATGCCCGAATAGAGAATACAATCCGTTCTATAAAAGAGGCACAAGCTGAAAAAGAAAAAACAAAAGATGTTCGACAAGATTTAGAGGATTTCAAAGAGAAAATAGCTCAAATTGATGCGCAAGAACAAAAAGATAAGATTGCCAAGAAAATGGAAAGACTTATCGAAAAGCAAGAGCGCAAAAAGAACAAGAAAAAGGAAACACCAAGTGCAAAAAGTCCTAGAGTAATAAAGGAAGAACCTATTCAAGTGGGTTCTCGGGTACGAATTAAAGGACAACGCACAACTGGAGAGGTCTTAGAGATTAATGGCACCAATGCGACAGTTTTATTTGGGCAACTCAAGACTACTACAAAATTGAATAAGCTTGAAAAGAGTAATTCTACTCCTAAAGAAGAAACTACAGCTACGACCTTTATTAGTGGACAAACTCATGATAGCATGCACGACAAGAAGTTAAACTTCAAACAAGAAATAGATGTTAGAGGCATGAGGGGAGATGAAGCCCTGCAAGCAGTAACCTATTTTATAGATGATGCCATACTTGTTGGTGTAAGTAGAGTACGCATCTTACATGGCACAGGAACAGGTATATTACGCAGTTTAATTCGCGATTATTTATCGGGTATTGGAGGCGTTAAAAACTACCACGATGAACATGTTCAACTGGGTGGTTCGGGTATCACTGTTGTTGAGTTTTATTGA
- a CDS encoding hypothetical protein (KEGG: bth:BT_3769 hypothetical protein~SPTR: Putative uncharacterized protein;~IMG reference gene:2504108094), whose amino-acid sequence MKRVIFVLTVLLIAGTTVDAQNRRRTPRKQVDKTERIEMRAQRMTDAMVTTYNLSEDQKNQLMELNKKWFTKDRDTRFDRNDVRKQNRSKACLISDSTCLATPTIYREVRVKALEADIISYRAELKKILTSKQYKEYEKRVEEGIKKALEK is encoded by the coding sequence ATGAAAAGAGTTATATTTGTTTTGACTGTACTGCTTATTGCAGGTACGACAGTTGATGCACAAAATAGAAGAAGAACTCCTAGAAAACAGGTTGATAAAACTGAACGTATAGAAATGCGTGCTCAGCGTATGACAGATGCAATGGTTACTACCTATAATTTGTCTGAAGATCAAAAAAATCAGTTGATGGAGTTAAATAAAAAGTGGTTTACTAAAGATAGAGATACCCGATTTGATAGAAATGATGTAAGAAAACAAAATAGGAGTAAAGCTTGTTTAATATCAGATAGCACTTGTTTAGCTACACCTACTATTTATAGAGAAGTTCGTGTGAAAGCTTTAGAAGCGGATATTATTAGCTATAGAGCTGAATTGAAGAAAATACTAACCTCTAAACAATATAAAGAATACGAAAAAAGAGTAGAAGAGGGTATTAAAAAGGCTCTAGAAAAGTAA
- a CDS encoding hypothetical protein (KEGG: bth:BT_4595 hypothetical protein~SPTR: Putative uncharacterized protein;~IMG reference gene:2504108095) translates to MLKTILSISGKPGLYRMVSQGKNMLIVETISPDKKRMPAYAADRIISLGDIAMYTIDSEVPLAEVFQAMKEKENGKAVTLNPKKASAEELKNYLEEVLPNFDRDRVYPSDIKKLINWYNTLIEDGLTDFIEEEKEASEEEK, encoded by the coding sequence ATGCTAAAGACAATTTTATCTATATCTGGTAAACCAGGTTTATACAGAATGGTTTCTCAAGGTAAGAATATGCTTATCGTTGAAACTATTAGTCCAGACAAGAAACGTATGCCAGCTTATGCTGCTGATAGAATAATTTCACTTGGTGATATCGCTATGTACACCATTGATTCAGAGGTTCCATTAGCGGAGGTTTTCCAAGCTATGAAAGAAAAAGAAAATGGCAAAGCTGTAACTTTGAATCCTAAGAAAGCATCAGCTGAAGAGTTGAAAAACTATTTAGAGGAAGTTCTTCCAAACTTTGATAGAGATCGTGTTTACCCTAGTGATATCAAAAAATTGATTAATTGGTACAATACATTAATCGAAGATGGATTGACTGATTTTATTGAAGAAGAAAAAGAAGCTTCAGAAGAAGAAAAGTAA